The genomic segment GAATAATAGTTTTTTACCAAGCCCGGCGACCGTCGTTACGCTTCCCGGACGCATCGCAACTTTGTTAAATAGGACCTTAGCTCCCAACCGTTCATAGATTGCGGGTAAATGATCATAATCACCAACAGAAACACCGCCTGTCGTAATAAGTACATCTGTTTCAATGAGAGCTTTTTCGACGACTTCTATGCATGCATCTAGATCGTCTTCTTGCATGCCATATGATTTGTAACCTAATCCCATACGAGTTAACTGGGCAGCTATCATCGGCCCGTTCGAGTTCCGTATTTTCCCAGGAACAAGTTCATCTGACACATTTAGCAACTCCGTTCCCGTTGAAAGAATGCCAACAACTGGTCGTTTCGCAACTTTGACTGTTGCATAACCAAATGTCGCTAATAACGCGATTGTACCGGGATGGATAAATGCTCCCGATTCAACAAGGAGTTCCCCCTCCTTTGCGTCTTCACCCTTAAAGGATATATTTTCCCCTTCGCTAAACGGTTTACGCAATGTAAAACGATCTTTTCCTTCTGTCGTCTGTTCGAGCATGACAACCGCATTGGCATTATCCGGTATCGTGGCACCCGTCATGATTCTGTATGCTTCTCTTGGACCTATTCCACTAGTCGCTACATGGCCCGCACCAATTTCACCAATCACAGTGAACTGTATACGATTATCTCCAGAAGCACCCTCTGTGTCCTTTGCACGGACAGCGAATCCATCGTATGGCGATCTGTCGAATGATGGGACATCATGCTTTGCGATAATCGGTTCCGCAAGTATTCTTCCGTATGTATGTTCAAGTGGAATCGTATCAGTTCCACCTAGATAGCTATGTTCCATGACGAGTCGAACAGCCTCAGATACTAAGATAGGCTTTCTCATTTCTACCATGTTGATTCTCCTCCTTCTGCTATACTGAATGTATTAGATATGTACGAAAGGAATGACTCCATTGTCAGAGCTCACACATTTCAACGAACAAGGCCGTGCAAAAATGGTCGATGTTTCCGACAAAGCAGAAACCACTCGAACAGCTATCGCAAAATCGTCCATCATTGTTAATGAAACAATTCATTCACAAATCACAGAAGGTACCAATAAGAAAGGCGATGTATTCGCGGTCGCTCAGGTCGCGGCAATCATGGCAGCAAAAAGTACATCATCCATAATTCCTATGTGTCATCCGATCCCACTGACAGGTGTTAACATCCATTTCGAATGGAACATAGATAAATCATCTGCTCATTATGAAGTATTGATTGAAGCGGAAGTGAAGACAAAAGGTGTGACCGGTGTTGAGATGGAAGCACTTACTGCTGCCTCCGCTGCTGCACTCACTATTTACGACATGTGCAAAGCGGCCGGCAAAGAAATGGTTATTGGACCAACAATGCTATTACGTAAAACAGGTGGAAAAAACGGCGATTACGAAAGACAATTCTAACTCTCTTCCACGACTCACTTCAGGTGAGTCTTTTGGTCAGTAGAACCAATTTTATAATAGTGGATTTTGTATTGAAATCCTTACAAGGTTGATTTACACTCCAGGCGGACGCCTTCCGTTACAATCAACGGAACTCATCCATGCAAACTAATAATCGATATAGAAATTTCGTTAGCGTTAGGTTTTTATTTAAAATAAGTAATTACGGAATTAAGTTAGTCCTCTAGATGTTTGGTAAGTTCATGCACAATATGGTGAATTTCAGGCAAAATTAGCTTGTCCATTGCAAGTTCCACTGCTTTAACGG from the Sporosarcina psychrophila genome contains:
- the glp gene encoding gephyrin-like molybdotransferase Glp, whose amino-acid sequence is MVEMRKPILVSEAVRLVMEHSYLGGTDTIPLEHTYGRILAEPIIAKHDVPSFDRSPYDGFAVRAKDTEGASGDNRIQFTVIGEIGAGHVATSGIGPREAYRIMTGATIPDNANAVVMLEQTTEGKDRFTLRKPFSEGENISFKGEDAKEGELLVESGAFIHPGTIALLATFGYATVKVAKRPVVGILSTGTELLNVSDELVPGKIRNSNGPMIAAQLTRMGLGYKSYGMQEDDLDACIEVVEKALIETDVLITTGGVSVGDYDHLPAIYERLGAKVLFNKVAMRPGSVTTVAGLGKKLLFGLSGNPSACFTGFELFARPAILAMQGANTPYMPRMQAILGEDFGKPNPFTRFIRAFWEMTSEGIVAVPAGFNKSNAVSSIARGNCLIALPSGTRGYTAGTHVDILLLGSEQGVSEWVL
- the moaC gene encoding cyclic pyranopterin monophosphate synthase MoaC; the protein is MSELTHFNEQGRAKMVDVSDKAETTRTAIAKSSIIVNETIHSQITEGTNKKGDVFAVAQVAAIMAAKSTSSIIPMCHPIPLTGVNIHFEWNIDKSSAHYEVLIEAEVKTKGVTGVEMEALTAASAAALTIYDMCKAAGKEMVIGPTMLLRKTGGKNGDYERQF